The following are encoded together in the Peromyscus leucopus breed LL Stock chromosome 1, UCI_PerLeu_2.1, whole genome shotgun sequence genome:
- the Arfip2 gene encoding arfaptin-2 isoform X2: MTDGILGKAATMEIPIHGNGEAGQLPEDDGLEQDLQQVMVSGPNLNETSIVSGGYGGSGDGLIPTGSGRHPSHSTSPSGPGDEVARGIAGEKFDIVKKWGINTYKEEFGYNAETQKLLCKNGETLLGAVNFFVSSINTLVTKTMEDTLMTVKQYEAARLEYDAYRTDLEELSLGPRDAGTRGRLESAQATFQTHRDKYEKLRGDVAIKLKFLEENKIKVMHKQLLLFHNAVSAYFAGNQKQLEQTLQQFNIKLRPPGAEKPSWLEEQ; this comes from the exons ATGACGGACGGGATCCTAGGGAAGGCAGCTACAATGGAGATCCCCATCCATGGAAATGGCGAAGCTGGGCAGCTTCCTGAAGATGATGGGCTGGAGCAG GACCTCCAGCAGGTGATGGTGTCAGGACCCAACCTCAATGAAACTAGCATTGTGTCTGGTGGCTATGGGGGCTCTGGTGATGGACTCATCCCCACAG GGTCTGGCCGCCATCCATCTCACAGCACCTCACCTTCTGGCCCTGGTGATGAGGTGGCCCGGGGCATTGCCGGAGAGAAGTTTGACATCGTCAAGAAATGGGGCATCAACACATATAAG GAGGAATTTGGCTATAATGCAGAGACGCAAAAGCTGCTGTGCAAGAATGGGGAGACGCTGCTAGGGGCTGTGAACTTCTTTGTCTCTAGCATCAACACACTGGTCACCAAGACCATGGAAGACACACTCATGACTGTCAAACAGTATGAGGCTGCCAG GCTGGAATATGATGCCTACCGGACAGACTTAGAGGAGCTGAGCCTAGGCCCCCGGGATGCAGGGACACGTGGTCGACTTGAGAGTGCCCAGGCCACTTTCCAGACCCATCGGGACAAATATGAGAAGCTGCGGGGAGATGTGGCCATCAAGCTCaagttcctggaagaaaacaag ATCAAGGTGATGCACAAAcagctgctgctcttccacaATGCGGTGTCTGCCTACTTTGCCGGGAACCAGAAACAACTGGAGCAGACCTTGCAACAGTTCAACATCAAGCTGCGGCCTCCAGGAGCCGAGAAGCCTTCCTGGCTAGAGGAGCAGTGA
- the Arfip2 gene encoding arfaptin-2 isoform X3, with translation MKLALCLVAMGALVMDSSPQVCWLYVRETGVRERGLLGSGRHPSHSTSPSGPGDEVARGIAGEKFDIVKKWGINTYKCTKQLLSERFGRGSRTVDLELELQIELLRETKRKYESVLQLGRALTAHLYSLLQTQHALGDAFADLSQKSPELQEEFGYNAETQKLLCKNGETLLGAVNFFVSSINTLVTKTMEDTLMTVKQYEAARLEYDAYRTDLEELSLGPRDAGTRGRLESAQATFQTHRDKYEKLRGDVAIKLKFLEENKIKVMHKQLLLFHNAVSAYFAGNQKQLEQTLQQFNIKLRPPGAEKPSWLEEQ, from the exons ATGAAACTAGCATTGTGTCTGGTGGCTATGGGGGCTCTGGTGATGGACTCATCCCCACAGGTATG CTGGTTGTATGTGAGAGAAACTGGTGTCAGAGAACGTGGTCTTTTAGGGTCTGGCCGCCATCCATCTCACAGCACCTCACCTTCTGGCCCTGGTGATGAGGTGGCCCGGGGCATTGCCGGAGAGAAGTTTGACATCGTCAAGAAATGGGGCATCAACACATATAAG TGCACAAAGCAGCTGTTATCAGAGAGATTTGGCCGAGGCTCCCGGACTGTGGATCTGGAGCTAGAGCTGCAGATTGAGTTGCTGCGTGAGACGAAGCGCAAGTATGAGAGTGTCCTGCAGCTGGGCCGGGCACTGACAGCCCACCTCTACAGCCTGTTGCAGACCCAGCATGCACTAGGTGATGCCTTTGCTGACCTCAGCCAGAAGTCCCCAGAGCTTCAG GAGGAATTTGGCTATAATGCAGAGACGCAAAAGCTGCTGTGCAAGAATGGGGAGACGCTGCTAGGGGCTGTGAACTTCTTTGTCTCTAGCATCAACACACTGGTCACCAAGACCATGGAAGACACACTCATGACTGTCAAACAGTATGAGGCTGCCAG GCTGGAATATGATGCCTACCGGACAGACTTAGAGGAGCTGAGCCTAGGCCCCCGGGATGCAGGGACACGTGGTCGACTTGAGAGTGCCCAGGCCACTTTCCAGACCCATCGGGACAAATATGAGAAGCTGCGGGGAGATGTGGCCATCAAGCTCaagttcctggaagaaaacaag ATCAAGGTGATGCACAAAcagctgctgctcttccacaATGCGGTGTCTGCCTACTTTGCCGGGAACCAGAAACAACTGGAGCAGACCTTGCAACAGTTCAACATCAAGCTGCGGCCTCCAGGAGCCGAGAAGCCTTCCTGGCTAGAGGAGCAGTGA
- the Timm10b gene encoding mitochondrial import inner membrane translocase subunit Tim10 B, whose translation MEQQQQLRNLRDFLLVYNRMTELCFQRCVPSLHHRALDAEEEACLHSCAGKLIHSNHRLMAAYVHLMPALVQRRIADYEAASAVPGVPAEQPGDSPSGS comes from the exons atggagcagcagcagcaactaaGAAAC TTGCGAGACTTCCTGTTGGTCTACAATCGGATGACAGAACTGTGCTTCCAGCGCTGTGTGCCCAGCCTGCACCACCGAGCTCTGGACGCTGAGGAG GAGGCCTGTCTGCACAGCTGTGCTGGGAAGCTCATCCATTCTAACCACCGCCTCATGGCCGCTTATGTGCACCTCATGCCCGCCCTTGTCCAGCGCCGCATCGCGGACTACGAGGCTGCCTCGGCCGTGCCAGGTGTTCCTGCAGAACAGCCCGGAGACTCGCCGTCAGGCAGCTAG
- the Arfip2 gene encoding arfaptin-2 isoform X1 translates to MTDGILGKAATMEIPIHGNGEAGQLPEDDGLEQDLQQVMVSGPNLNETSIVSGGYGGSGDGLIPTGSGRHPSHSTSPSGPGDEVARGIAGEKFDIVKKWGINTYKCTKQLLSERFGRGSRTVDLELELQIELLRETKRKYESVLQLGRALTAHLYSLLQTQHALGDAFADLSQKSPELQEEFGYNAETQKLLCKNGETLLGAVNFFVSSINTLVTKTMEDTLMTVKQYEAARLEYDAYRTDLEELSLGPRDAGTRGRLESAQATFQTHRDKYEKLRGDVAIKLKFLEENKIKVMHKQLLLFHNAVSAYFAGNQKQLEQTLQQFNIKLRPPGAEKPSWLEEQ, encoded by the exons ATGACGGACGGGATCCTAGGGAAGGCAGCTACAATGGAGATCCCCATCCATGGAAATGGCGAAGCTGGGCAGCTTCCTGAAGATGATGGGCTGGAGCAG GACCTCCAGCAGGTGATGGTGTCAGGACCCAACCTCAATGAAACTAGCATTGTGTCTGGTGGCTATGGGGGCTCTGGTGATGGACTCATCCCCACAG GGTCTGGCCGCCATCCATCTCACAGCACCTCACCTTCTGGCCCTGGTGATGAGGTGGCCCGGGGCATTGCCGGAGAGAAGTTTGACATCGTCAAGAAATGGGGCATCAACACATATAAG TGCACAAAGCAGCTGTTATCAGAGAGATTTGGCCGAGGCTCCCGGACTGTGGATCTGGAGCTAGAGCTGCAGATTGAGTTGCTGCGTGAGACGAAGCGCAAGTATGAGAGTGTCCTGCAGCTGGGCCGGGCACTGACAGCCCACCTCTACAGCCTGTTGCAGACCCAGCATGCACTAGGTGATGCCTTTGCTGACCTCAGCCAGAAGTCCCCAGAGCTTCAG GAGGAATTTGGCTATAATGCAGAGACGCAAAAGCTGCTGTGCAAGAATGGGGAGACGCTGCTAGGGGCTGTGAACTTCTTTGTCTCTAGCATCAACACACTGGTCACCAAGACCATGGAAGACACACTCATGACTGTCAAACAGTATGAGGCTGCCAG GCTGGAATATGATGCCTACCGGACAGACTTAGAGGAGCTGAGCCTAGGCCCCCGGGATGCAGGGACACGTGGTCGACTTGAGAGTGCCCAGGCCACTTTCCAGACCCATCGGGACAAATATGAGAAGCTGCGGGGAGATGTGGCCATCAAGCTCaagttcctggaagaaaacaag ATCAAGGTGATGCACAAAcagctgctgctcttccacaATGCGGTGTCTGCCTACTTTGCCGGGAACCAGAAACAACTGGAGCAGACCTTGCAACAGTTCAACATCAAGCTGCGGCCTCCAGGAGCCGAGAAGCCTTCCTGGCTAGAGGAGCAGTGA